In the Gossypium arboreum isolate Shixiya-1 chromosome 10, ASM2569848v2, whole genome shotgun sequence genome, one interval contains:
- the LOC108472867 gene encoding disease resistance protein RUN1-like produces MASPSSSSPPHVKYQVFLSFRGEDTRLNFISHLLKALKDRGMHVFFDEDKLEKGEQLSQSLSQAIANSDLSILVLSKDYASSKACLGELSHIIDRKPNPTDKHIVLPIFYHVDPSDVRNIDGSFKTSFEEHDSKRQSDEVQRWKAAFAKVGKLKGWHIRGCKFDRSETEYIKDIVEYVTKKLMNGMSRSTSDELIGIDDQKEKIIRLIEQEDCRLIGLWGMGGIGKTTLADAVYKEVSLKFENSCFLQNVSEKIIKQGRESLRNELLSELLNEKKINIGTLLIGSPYRERMNNKKVIVILDDVSDPDQINFMGVKHFGRGSKIIVTSRDRQVLNNGGTNEIHEVKKLNANDSLQLFSTFAFKQLNPDTDFQNLSIKFVEYAQGNPLALRVLGSKLYKKSRKEWESEVNKLRECAQPQFFQILRSSFDGLDELEKNIFLDIATFFKGELREEVEEILRCCYKGAECVISNLLDKSLLEIIDFDKISMHDMLEEMGKDIVRQESKRPEKQSRLWSPEDADRVLIHNKGTDLTKGIKVRMSPIDLRRVSPTALQNMHNLRFICIFFGTSWAESRPYDQDVDIAFLPNELRYFRWDYYPFKSLSSNFKPEKLVILRLQCSNVEQLWNEDDDLDIVNLREINVSGCNKLRKIPNLLGAINLKRVICLWCVSLVELPCLNHLASLEELEFRGCHNLKKFPKVPNMFMDFDLSNTGIEEVPDSIGYLDMLEQLDLAGSRVKNVSSNILKLEKLHGLDLSYSMITEFPEIPNNLMQLNLSGTQIKEVSFCSNHLSNLHCLDMSFSSIQKPQCNIALFGSREIRLDAPTPILRFKNLRVLLMTYCDSLKLLSELPPYLQHFDANNCTSLEKVSFSDQNQDLYELHSCFVEELDCSMLFCNCFRLNQDSIDNIEANAMLKIRLLAKKWASKYDVCPPNFFSCFPGSKISASKFEYQSENSSLTLKIAPNGCNRSRFLAFSICLVADLIGCVSFSGFDFICEYQLTAASGGGHEKFRSEWHCRQQNWASMECMGDHVLILLSGDMVKNDKGYEQASFEFYIKYYGEEDIKVKKCGVHVSYVDEEPKSQPTA; encoded by the exons ATGGCCtcgccttcttcttcttctcctcctcaTGTGAAGTATCAAGTTTTCTTGAGCTTCAGGGGTGAAGACACGCGTCTTAATTTCATCAGTCATCTACTCAAAGCTTTAAAAGATAGGGGAATGCATGTCTTCTTTGATGAAGATAAATTGGAAAAAGGGGAGCAACTCTCGCAATCACTTTCTCAAGCAATTGCAAACTCGGATCTCTCAATCCTCGTTTTATCTAAAGACTATGCTTCTTCTAAAGCTTGCTTAGGTGAACTTTCTCACATTATAGATCGCAAGCCCAATCCCACTGACAAACACATTGTTCTTCCCATATTTTACCATGTTGATCCTTCTGATGTACGAAATATTGATGGAAGCTTTAAGACATCCTTCGAAGAGCATGATTCAAAGAGGCAAAGTGATGAAGTACAGCGATGGAAAGCTGCCTTTGCAAAAGTCGGTAAATTAAAAGGGTGGCATATACGAGGATGTAAATTTGACAG ATCTGAAACCGAGTACATCAAGGATATTGTTGAATATGTTACTAAAAAATTGATGAATGGTATGTCTAGGAGCACTTCTGATGAATTGATTGGAATAGATGACCAGAAAGAGAAAATTATTAGGCTAATTGAGCAAGAAGATTGTCGACTAATAGGACTTTGGGGAATGGGTGGTATAGGCAAAACTACCCTTGCTGATGCTGTATACAAGGAAGTCTCTCTAAAGTTCGAAAATAGTTGCTTTCTTCAAAATGTTAGTGAGAAAATTATAAAACAGGGGAGGGAATCTTTACGAAATGAACTTCTTTCTGAattattaaatgaaaaaaaaattaatataggcACCCTTTTGATAGGATCCCCTTACAGAGAGAGGATGAACAATAAAAAAGTAATTGTGATACTTGATGATGTTAGTGACCCAGATCAAATAAATTTTATGGGTGTTAAACATTTTGGTCGTGGAAGTAAAATCATTGTAACATCCAGAGATAGACAAGTACTTAACAATGGAGGGACTAATGAAATACATGAGGTGAAGAAGTTAAATGCAAATGATTCTCTTCAACTTTTTTCTACATTTGCATTTAAGCAATTGAATCCAGATACTGATTTTCAAAATCTATCGATCAAGTTTGTGGAGTACGCCCAAGGCAATCCACTTGCTCTTAGAGTTTTGGGCTCTAAACTATACAAAAAATCTAGAAAAGAGTGGGAAAGTGAGGTGAATAAACTAAGGGAATGTGCCCAACCACAATTTTTTCAGATTTTGAGGAGTAGTTTTGATGGGCTTGATGAGCTAGAGAAGAATATATTCCTTGATATTGCAACATTCTTTAAAGGGGAACTAAGAGAAGAAGTAGAAGAAATTCTACGTTGTTGTTATAAGGGTGCGGAATGTGTAATAAGCAACTTGCTCGACAAGAGCCTACTTGAAATCATAGATTTTGACAAAATTTCTATGCATGATATGCTTGAAGAGATGGGTAAAGACATTGTTCGTCAAGAATCTAAAAGACCTGAAAAGCAAAGTAGGTTATGGAGTCCTGAAGATGCGGATCGAGTGCTCATACATAATAAA GGGACTGATCTAACTAAAGGAATAAAGGTACGCATGTCTCCTATTGATCTTCGACGGGTAAGCCCTACGGCTTTACAGAACATGCATAATCTTCGATTTATCTGCATCTTTTTTGGGACTAGTTGGGCTGAGAGTCGTCCTTATGACCAAGATGTTGATATTGCATTCCTTCCTAACGAGCTAAGATATTTCCGTTGGGATTATTACCCCTTCAAATCTTTATCATCAAATTTTAAACCAGAAAAACTTGTCATATTGAGATTACAATGTAGCAACGTGGAACAACTTTGGAATGAAGATGATGATCTG GACATTGTTAATTTAAGGGAAATCAATGTTTCTGGTTGCAATAAATTAAGGAAGATCCCTAATCTATTAGGAGCCATCAACCTTAAAAGAGTTATATGTTTGTGGTGTGTCAGTTTGGTTGAACTTCCTTGCCTCAATCATTTGGCATCTCTAGAAGAACTTGAATTTAGGGGATGTCATAATCTCAAGAAGTTTCCCAAGGTTCCAAATATGTTTATGGATTTCGATTTGTCAAATACTGGAATAGAAGAAGTGCCTGATTCAATTGGGTATCTCGACATGCTTGAGCAGTTGGATTTAGCTGGCTCAAGGGTAAAGAATGTATCAAGTAATATTTTAAAGTTGGAAAAACTTCATGGTCTTGATCTTAGTTATTCCATGATCACTGAATTCCCAGAAATCCCAAACAACTTAATGCAATTAAACTTAAGTGGGACTCAAATTAAAGAAGTGTCCTTCTGTTCCAACCATCTAAGTAATCTTCATTGCTTAGATATGAGCTTCTCAAGTATTCAAAAGCCGCAGTGCAATATCGCCCTCTTCGGCTCGAGAGAGATAAGGCTTGATGCGCCCACACCAATCTTGAGGTTTAAAAACCTTAGAGTTTTGCTAATGACTTATTGCGACAGTCTTAAACTACTCTCAGAGCTTCCTCCATATCTACAACACTTCGATGCAAATAACTGCACATCATTAGAGAAAGTATCTTTCTCAGATCAAAATCAAGATCTATATGAACTCCATTCTTGCTTTGTTGAAGAGCTTGATTGTTCCATGTTATTCTGTAATTGCTTCAGATTGAATCAAGATTCAATTGATAACATTGAGGCAAATGCCATGCTCAAAATTAGACTCCTAGCAAAGAAATGGGCATCAAAATATGATGTTTGTCCACCAAATTTTTTTTCCTGTTTCCCAGGGAGCAAAATTTCAGCAAGTAAGTTTGAATATCAAAGCGAGAATTCTTCTTTAACTTTGAAGATAGCTCCAAATGGGTGTAATAGGAGCAGATTCTTGGCTTTTTCTATCTGCCTTGTGGCCGACCTCATTGGTTGCGTAAGCTTCAGTGGTTTTGACTTTATCTGTGAATACCAACTGACAGCTGCTAGTGGTGGTGGTCATGAAAAGTTCAGAAGTGAGTGGCATTGCAGGCAACAAAATTGGGCATCAATGGAGTGCATGGGTGATCACGTGTTGATTTTACTTAGTGGCGATATGGTTAAAAATGACAAGGGCTATGAGCAAGCATCATTTGAATTCTACATCAAATACTACGGCGAAGAAGATATCAAGGTGAAGAAATGTGGCGTACATGTATCTTATGTGGATGAAGAACCTAAGTCCCAACCCACAGCATAA
- the LOC128282220 gene encoding uncharacterized protein LOC128282220, with protein MASSSFSPAVPPVFNGERYHIWVVKMRTYLQAFDLWEVVNSDVELEPLRANPTVAQMKQYSEEKSKKHKAMSCIQNYVSDVIFTRIMACETLKQAWDNLKEEFQGTERIRQQQLLNLRREFENLKMKEEETVKKYSDRIMAVVNSIRLLGEHF; from the coding sequence ATGGCTTCATCAAGCTTCTCACCAGCTGTACCTCCAGTTTTCAATGGAGAAAGATATCACATTTGGGTAGTCAAGATGAGAACCTACCTCCAGGCATTTGATCTATGGGAGGTGGTTAACTCAGATGTTGAACTAGAACCATTGAGAGCAAATCCAACAGTGGCTCAAATGAAGCAGTATTCTGAAGAAAAAAGTAAAAAGCACAAAGCCATGTCATGCATTCAGAACTATGTTTCTGATGTTATTTTCACCAGGATCATGGCTTGTGAGACTCTAAAGCAGGCCTGGGACAATCTTAAGGAGGAGTTTCAAGGTACTGAGAGGATAAGACAGCAGCAGTTGTTGAACCTGAGAAGGGAGTTCGAGAACTTAAAGATGAAGGAAGAGGAAACTGTCAAGAAGTATTCAGACAGAATTATGGCTGTAGTAAACAGCATAAGGCTCCTTGGTGAGCATTTTTAG
- the LOC128282484 gene encoding COP1-interactive protein 1-like, whose amino-acid sequence MGHVERVCKNKGRPRYNQPQQPRAEAQVVEEDNDQEEQVFAVSCSAVKGKATDGWLIDSGCTNQMTPDASIFKSIDRSFKTNVKVENGHFIKVEGKGDVLISTPTGTKLVKNVLLVPEIDRNLLSIAQLLEKGYSVVFKGKECLISDPSGSKLMTVAMTEKSFIVGWNKSPDSAYTAAADESKLCHKRLSHANYMSMAQLTKEDSVKNFTNSVEKERKFLTFKEVHDMHGNQSSAQIKELKAHVTSLKLELKSLQAINRDMAEQLENKASEAEKLREQNIRLQSRISELKIMLEKREKEIFILTKKLEDDNSESLSGMKNLTAQENNLLSENETLQAEKALLKENFAFEGDEASNQVQRLIDEANTLQQQLESLHIQKAKLELQFDRKKQKSSEKLNEMENQKSELKQMVEDLQRDLEAKGDEKNDLVNQIIREYLKNKSLQHASQ is encoded by the coding sequence ATGGGTCATGTAGAAAGGGTTTGCAAAAACAAAGGCAGACCAAGATACAACCAACCCCAACAGCCAAGAGCTGAAGCTCAAGTAGTAGAAGAAGACAATGACCAAGAAGAACAAGTTTTTGCAGTTTCTTGTTCAGCTGTTAAAGGAAAAGCTACAGATGGATGGTTGATAGACAGTGGTTGCACAAACCAAATGACCCCTGATGCTAGCATTTTTAAGTCAATTGACAGAAGCTTCAAAACAAATGTGAAGGTCGAAAATGGACACTTCATCAAAGTTGAAGGCAAAGGAGATGTGCTGATAAGCACTCCTACAGGTACCAAACTTGTTAAAAATGTCTTGTTAGTGcctgaaattgatagaaatttgcTTAGCATTGCTCAACTGCTTGAGAAGGGCTATTCAGTTGTATTCAAAGGTAAAGAATGCCTGATTAGTGATCCTAGTGGATCCAAGCTCATGACAGTAGCTATGACAGAAAAAAGTTTTATTGTGGGCTGGAATAAGAGTCCAGATAGTGCCTACACAGCTGCTGCAGATGAATCCAAGTTGTGTCACAAGAGGCTTAGCCATGCCAACTACATGTCAATGGCTCAGCTAACCAAAGAAGATTCGGTTAAAAATTTCACTAATTCGGTTGAGAAAGAAAGGAAATTTTTGACATTCAAAGAGGTGCATGATATGCATGGGAACCAATCATCTGCTCAGATAAAAGAATTAAAGGCACATGTAACTAGCTTGAAACTTGAGTTGAAATCATTGCAAGCAATTAACAGAGATATGGCGGAGCAGTTAGAGAACAAAGCAAGTGAAGCAGAAAAACTGAGAGAACAAAATATAAGACTCCAATCCCGTAtttcagaactcaaaataatgttagaaaagagagaaaaagaaattttTATTCTCACGAAAAAACTTGAGGATGATAACAGTGAATCATTGTCTGGTATGAAGAACTTGACTGCTCAGGAAAATAATCTGCTATCAGAGAATGAGACGTTGCAAGCTGAGAAGGCTCTGTTGAAAGAAAATTTTGCATTTGAAGGTGATGAAGCATCAAATCAAGTACAGAGGTTAATAGATGAGGCAAACACATTGCAGCAGCAGCTGGAATCTCTTCATATCCAGAAGGCAAAACTAGAATTGCAGTTTGATAGAAAGAAACAAAAGTCATCCGAAAAACTGAATGAAATGGAGAATCAAAAATCAGAGTTGAAGCAAATGGTTGAGGACCTTCAAAGAGATTTGGAAGCAAAAGGAGATGAGAAAAATGATTTAGTGAACCAAATCATCAGAGAATACTTAAAGAATAAGAGTTTGCAGCATGCAAGCCAATGA